The genomic window AATTTATCAACAGGCAGGTGGCACTGTTGCTGCAAATATTAGCAGAGCAGCTACTTCTACTGCCGCAACCGGATCAATAGTCGTTAGCGGTGCTTCATTGGGTCTGCCGGGGCGTACTCGTGAAGTATTTTCTGAAGATAATTTTGACCGCATTTTAAGAGGCGAGAGTTTTATTGAGCCGGTGCCACAAGACGTTCGTGAACGCATGGCTAAAAAGCGCATTACCCGTTTAGTCAAAGGCCGTGATGGCAGTGCTAATCTTGAAGCAATTAGTGATCCGTCAGAAGTTATTAAACTTGCTGGCCAAATGGGTCATCTTGACCTGATTAATGAATTTGGCATTGATAAAGATCGAGTTGCTGCATTTGATATTACTACCAAGCTAGCTGTTGGTGCGGCAATAACCGCTTTGCGTGATGCTGGTATTCCGCTTGTTCGACGCTATCGTCAGACCAGTCGCGGCACATATTTGCCAGAGCGTTGGGTTTTACCTGATTCACTCATGGATGAAACTGGTGTGGTATTTGCTTCAGCATGGCCAGCTGCTGAAGCTATGTTATCGGATAGTGCTAATTATTATACTGATAAGAGTTTACGCGACCGCATTAGCGATTTAATGAATATTCGTGAGCAAGTTAGCGGCGATGCTGCTCGTTTGCTTGACGAACAAATCACAGCGCTCACTGAAGAACTTGAAAAACATAACTTTACTTTTGACCGTCGCTACATTTTCCGTTCTTTAGCAATGGGTCATTCACAAGTTGCTGAGTTAATTGGCGCTCGCGGTCCTAATGTACAGGTTAATGCAGCTTGTGCATCAGCAGCAACCGCAATGAATGTAGCTACTGAATGGATCCGGAATGGGCGTTGTCGTCGTGTTATAGTAGTTTCTGCTGACGCTACTAGTACTGGTCATGTATTTGATTGGATTGGTGCTGGTATGTTGGCTACCGGAGCGGCTACTGCTGAGGCGGATGTTACTAAAGCAGCTTTACCGTTTGATCGTCGTCGTAACGGTATGATTATCGGTATGGGCGCCAGTGGTTTAATCGTTGAGGCAGAAGATGCGGTACGTGAACGTGGTATGCGTGGTATCGTTGAGATTTTAGGGATTGAACAATCAAATAGCGCCTTCCATGGCACTCGTCTTGATGTTGATCATATCAGCGCAATGATGGAACGGTTAATTACTTCAGTTGAGCAACGTTACGGAATTAACCGCGCTGATATCGCCAAAAATGGTGTATTTGTTTCGCATGAAACTTATACCCCTGCGCGTGGGGGCAGTGCCGCAGCCGAGATTCATTCAGTACGTCGTGCGTTTAAAGATCACGCTAACGAAATAATTATAGCTAACACCAAAGGTATGACCGGTCATGCCATGGGGGCTGGTGTTGAAGAAGCTGTAACAGTTAAGATACTCGAAACCGGTAATATTCCTGCGTTGCCAAACTTACGTGAACCAGATCCTGATCTTGGTCAGCTAAAATTATCAATGGGCGGGCAGCATAAAGTTCGTTACGCCGTCCGTTTTGCGGCGGGCTTTGGTTCACAATTGGTACTTAGCGTATTTCGTAAGGTTCGTGGCCCACGTCAGGCAGATAAAGCTTTATATCAACAATGGGTTGAAGCACTGTCTGGTCGTCCAGGCGCAGTTCTCGAAGTTGAGCAGAAGACTTTACGTGTACGCGATGATGGCCCACCAAAGGCGATTCCTGCTACGTCACGTTGGTCTTATGGGTTAGGACCATCTTTAAACGCCGAAGTTGAAGGTGTTGTCGGTAGTTCACCTACAATTACCCCAGCGGCATTTGTACCTACGTCAGTAGTTATGACTCCTGTGCAAACAGCTCCGGTAATAAATTCTGCGGCTTCATTATCTACTCCTGTATCTTCGGTTGCTGCACCAACAATGGCTGTTGCAGCTCCAGCTTCTACGGGTGATGCAATTGCAGATAAGTTATTAGCCGCAGTTGCTCAAAAGACAGGCTATCCAACCAGTATGCTTGCCTTAGATCTCGACCTTGAAGCAGATCTTGGCATAGATACTGTTAAGCAAGCCGAGGTTTTCTCAGAGATCCGAACAATATTTGATCTACCTCGCAGAGATGATTTACGACTTCGCGATTACCCAACCCTTGGTCATCTTGTTCGTCTTGTTAACGAGCTTCGTCCTGATTTAGTATCGGCCTCAATTTCTTCTCCAACAACATTAGCTATTACAGTACCAGAACAAACAGCTACTGTTGCAGATGCGGCTTCTGTTGGTGATGCAATAGCAGATAAGCTATTAATCGCAGTTGCTGACAAGACCGGCTATCCAACTAGTATGCTTGCCTTAGATCTCGACCTTGAAGCAGATCTTGGCATTGATACGGTTAAGCAAGCTGAGATTTTCTCAGAGATCCGAACAATATTTGATTTACCTCGCAAAGATGATTTGCGACTTAGAGATTACCCAACCCTTGGTCATCTTGTTCGTCTTGTTGGCGAGCTTCGTCCTGACCTTGCTTCTGCCCCAGCAGATTCAGTTTCTACTGCCGCGCCAACTTTAGCAACTCCGCCTGCATCACCACCGATAAGTGTAGCAGCAGTTAGTGGAGCATCAGCAAGCGATCAAGTAACAACGAAATTACTTGATATGGTTGCCGATACCACAGGTTACCCGCAAGAGATGTTGGCTTTAGATCTCGATCTTGAGGCAGATCTTGGTATTGATACAGTCAAGCAGGCTGAAATATTCAGCAAGCTACGTGAAGGTTTTGAGTTACCTAAGCGTGACGATTTAAAACTACGTGATTATCCGACCTTGGGTCATCTTGTACGTTTAATAGGTGAGTTACGACCAGAGCTTACCGCTCAAACTGCAGTAGGGAGCGCCCCAGTAGCGAGAGTATCTGCAACTCCTACAACAGCGCCGGCGTCTGCACCACAAACAAATACAACCTCTACTAGTGGTGATGAACTCACGGTAAAAATGCTATCTTTAGTGGCTTCTATTACAGGCTATCCCCAAGAGATGTTGGATTTAGACCTAGATTTAGAGGCGGATCTTGGTATTGATACAGTCAAGCAAGCAGAAATCTTCAGTAAACTGCGGGAAGAATTTGCTTTGCCACGACGCGATGATCTTAAGTTGCGTGACTACCCAACATTAGCAAAACTGCTTGAGCTAGTACGCACTTTAAAGGCTGAATCAACAACGACTACGGCAACAGTTGCAAATAATGAAGCCCAAACATCGGCTGTTGTAAAAACTGAAAAGACCAACCCACATGTTCGCCGAGTTCCTGTACCGGTTTTACGCCCTGATTTAACTTTGTGTAAGTTAACTTCAGTTAAACTTGAATCTGGTAAGCGAGTAGTTATTGCTCCAGATGAAAACGGTGTTGCTAGTAATTTGCAACAAGCATTAAGCAAACGTGGCGTTGAAGTACTGATGGTTGAGAATAAACCGGTTGAAGAACAAACCAAGGCTTGGTTAGAAGCAGGTGCCATCGACGGTATTTTTGATTTAAGTGCACTTGATCCTGAGCCTGATTTGTATACAGCGACTATCGAAGAAGTTCGCAGCTCCTTAAAAATAAGAGTTGATCGGCTATCGCGACTTTGTCGTGAGCTTTTAAGCTCTGTTGGTAAAGATGGTGGTTTTATTATCGCAGCTACTCGTTTGGGTGGTTTGCATGGCTACGGTTCACTACCAGCATTAGCTCCTGCAGGTGGCGCAATAACCGGATTCATTAAGGCAATTGGTCGAGAGCAACCACAATGCTTAGTAAAAGCAGTTGATTTTTCTGCTGATAGCGAAGCTTTGCAAATAGTAGCTACACTTATTTACGAAACTGAACGTGATCCAGAGCCAGTAGAAGTTGGTTATGCTTTTGGCGCTCGTCATGTAATCAGCTTTAATGAAGTAGCATTACCTGCAACTAGTGACATTAAACCGCTTAATAAAGATGCAGCGATTTTTGTAACGGGTGCTGCTGGTGGAATTACTGCAGCTATTGCCGCTGATATTGCTGGACGTTGTCATGGCACTTTCTATCTTACTGATATTGTTCCGGTGCCAGCTGAGAACAATCCAGATCGAGATCGACTAAAAAGTGATCGCGAAGGATTAAAGCGAGATATTTTTGAGCGACATAAAAGCACAGGTCAAAGAGTTACCCCGGCACAGATTGAATCTACACTTGCAGCTCTTGAACGCGAAAAGGCGCTTGTAGATGCAATGCAAGCTATCACTAATGCCGGTGGGCGTGTGCATTATTACTCGGCAGATTCGCGAGATTGGGCAGCAGTAAACGCTATTGTACAAGAGATTAAGAAGTCTCATAAAGGACTTGATCTTATCATTCATGCTGCTGGACTTGAACGTAGCCGTTTTCTTGCCGAAAAATCAGCCGATGAGTTCGAAAGAGTGTTTGAGGTCAAAGCTTTAGGTTTGGCTAATGTGCTGCGGGCAACTAAAGATATGCCAATCGGCGCGATGGTGTGTTTCTCTTCAGTTGCTGGGCGTTTTGGTAATGCGGCGCAGACTGACTATAGCTCAGCTAACGACTTTTTATGTAAAGCGATGTCAGGGTTAGCCATTGCTCGTCCTGAAGTAAGAGGTCTGGCCATCGACTGGACAGCCTGGGGTGACGTCGGTATGGCAACTCGTGGCAGCATTCCCGAAATGATGCGTAGGGCTGGTATTGATGTATTGCCTTTGGCAGAAGGTTTACCTGTTGTTTGGAATGAAGTTACTGCTGGCACTAAGGGCGAAGTTGTTATTGCTAAAAATTTAGGGCTTTTGGTTGCTCCACGTGATGCAACTGGTGGGATTGATCAAGAACTTATTAATGCGCGTATTGAAAGTAATAATTTGCCAATGATTGGTCATGTTGTTTCAATGCATATTTATGAGGGATTACGCATTGAAACAAACCTTGATCCCAAGAGTGAGCCGTTTTTAATTGATCATCAAATTGATGGCGTTCCGGTTCTTCCTGGGGTTATGGGGGTTGAGGGCTTTGTTGAGGTTGCCCATTTATTATTGCCTGAACATCGAGTTGAGAGCCTTGAGAATGTACGTTTTCAAGCACCACTAAAATATCATCGTCATCAATCACGACCTGGTATTTTCCGTGCAATGCTTCACTGTGAAAGTGATGATGTTGTAATTGCAGATATTACGCTTTCATCAACTCAAAGACTTGCTGATGGACAAGACCACGAGAAGCAACACTTCTGTGGTACTGTTAGAATGATACGTAGTACTACACCTCGTACACTTAAGCGTAATGGCAAACATTCTTCAGGTCGACGTCGTGGCAAAATTCAATCAGAAGATATTTATCGTATCTTCTTTCATGGTCCTTCATATCAAGTAATTGAAGGAATTGATGCAACTGAACGCGGTGCTCGTGGTCATATGCGTACACAATTGCCACCAGCATTAGCAAAGAAAGGCCACGCGACAGTCTTTTCTCCACGTGTCATTGAATTATGCTTACAGACAGCTGGTGTTTATGAAATGGGTACAAGTGGGCGTATGGCTTTACCTGCGGCAATAGATAAAATGATTACCCATGATATCCCAGGCGAGGCCGAAGAATTAACAGCAGAAATCGAACCCCGTAAGACTGATGATGGACTGTCTTTTGATGCTCGTGTTAGCGATGCAAAAGGGCGTATCTATTTTGAACTCAAAGGCTATCGTACTTCAGCCTTACCAACACCTTTGCCTGATACTTTAGTGTCACCGCTTCGTAATGCTTTCAATAAGGAAAGAGCATGATTTTTTGGCATCTGGAGGACTCTTCTCGTCAACTAGAAAATAGTGACGAGCCCCCAGCTTACTTGCTGTCAGAGGTAGAGTGTGAGTTTTTTAGGGCTTTACGCATACCTAAACGCCGTAGAGATTGGCTGTTGGGTAGAAAGACGGTAAAGTACTTATGTATTCATTATTTTTCACGGCAAGGAAAATCGTTTAAGCCAATACAAATTTCTGTAATTAATGCCGCAGATGGCGCGCCAGAGGTTTTTAATCAGGATGGTGAGCGTTTGCCAATTACAGTATCTCTTAGTCACCGTGATAGCATAGCAGTTGCAGCACTTAGTGCAGGATTAGAAGTTAAGTTGGGTATCGATCTCGAACTTTGTGAGAAGCGTCCAGATGGTTTTGCCTCTGATTTTTTTACTTTGTCTGAAGTTAGTTTAATTGAGCAAGCAAACGTAGCAGAGCGAGATCGATTAACAACTGAAGTATGGTCATTAAAAGAAGCAGCATTGAAAGCTTTGCGTGTTGGGCTTCGTGCTGACACTCGTAGTATTGAAGTTGAGCCACGATGTGAGGCTAATACTGGCTGGGGTTTAGCAAAAGTAAAAGACCGTGATGGTATTATTAATAAAGCTTTCGTGCATGATATTGGACCTTATGTAGTTTCGGTAGCATGGCTCGATAAGAGCTTTGTTGGTGCACCGATTGAGGAGCAAGAATTAGTATGAGTGAGCAATATACAGGTAAGTTCTCTCGTATCGCTATCATCAATCGCGGTGAGCCTGCGATGCGTCTTATTAGAGCTGTTCGTGATTGGAATGCATCTGGTAAAGACAAGATACAAACAATCGCGTTTTATACTGAGCCAGATCGTCAAGCTCTATATGTTCGCGAAGCCGATTATACTTATAATCTTGGCCCTGCGATGTTTGCTGATGAGAATGACTGTGATGAGAATGGCCGACCTCGCAGTAAATGCCGTTATCTTGATTATAAGAGTTTAAAAGAAGCTCTTATTGAAACAAAAGCGCAAGCTGCTTGGGTTGGATGGGGTTTTGTTGCCGAGCACGCTCAGTTTGCGCAAATGTGCCAGGATATGGGAGTTATTTTTATCGGCCCTAGTGCTGAGGCAATGCGACGCTTAGGTGATAAAATTGCTTCAAAACAACTGGCTGAAGGTGCTGGAGTTCCAGTAGCACCTTGGAGTGGTGGCAAAGTCACATCCATAAAACAAGCTCGTCAAGTAGTTGAAAAAATCGGCTATCCGCTAATGGTAAAAGCCAGTGCAGGTGGTGGCGGTCGTGGTATTCGACATGTTAAAAAACCTGATGAATTAGAATACGCCGTTGAATCCTCGATGAATGAGGCATTAAAGGCATTTGGTGATAGCACGATTTTCATCGAAGCGTGCGTGACTGGTGCTCGGCATATCGAAATACAAGTGATAGCTGATAGCTTTGGTGAAGTGTGGGCTTTAGGAACTCGTGATTGTACTGCTCAACGCTCACGCCAAAAAGTAATCGAAGAAGCACCTTCAACTGCCTTATCTGCTCGATCTGAAGCAGAATTACGTCAAGCTGCAGTGAATCTTGCAAAGGCGGCAAAATACTGCAATGCAGGTACGGTTGAGTTTTTATACGACCCGATTAAAGACGTCTCTTATTTTATGGAAATGAATACACGTCTGCAGGTCGAGCATCCGGTTACCGAAGAGACTACGGGTATAGATTTAGTCATAATGCAACTTGCAGTTGCGCAAGGTGAGCGTATTGTTGGTGAACCACCAGCAACCGTAGGTCATGCTATTGAGGTTCGTTTATGTGCTGAAGATCCTGACCGTGGTTTCGCTCCAGCACCTGGGCGAGTTTTAGGTTTTCGCCCACCACTCGGCTCAGGAGTAAGAACGGATTCTGGTGTACGTGAAGGTGACAACATACCTTTAGAATTCGATTCTATGATTCTAAAAATAATTGCTCGTGGTAGTACTCGAACTGAAGCAATTGCTCGCCTTAGAAGAGCTTTAGATGAAACGCGTGTGGTTATTGAAGGAGGCACTACTAATCGAGCATTTTTAACTCGACTTCTCGAACATCCAGAATTTATTTCTAATAATTTTGATACTCAATGGATTGATAATTTGATGCAACAAGGTGGAGTTCAAGCTGGTCCACAAGCATCAGTAGCGCTAATCGCTACAGCAATTCGCCTTCATGAGCGTCAACTTAGTGAACAAGCATTGAATTTCTTTGCAGCGGCGGCACGCGGTCGTCCAAATATGCCAGCACAAGAGCATCGTGCAATCGAATTACGTTATGACGGTGGTACTTATGAGTTTCGTGTTGCAAAACTAGGCCCGGATACTTATCGTCTTGCAATTGATAGCAACTCCATTGATGTTACCTATGAATCTGACGGGCAACATGAAGCTCGTTTATCATTCGTAACTGCTGATGGAAAATCTTGTCATCGTATTGTTAGTATGAATAGCGGTGCTGATTATCTCGTTGAAGTTGACAGCAATAGTTATCGAATTAGTGGTGATCCTGGTGGTGTAGTTCGTGCTCCTGCACCAGGTTTAGTTCTCGCAATGCATGTGGCTGAAGGCGATCACGTTGATGCAGGTGCGCGTTTACTTAGCCTTGAAGCCATGAAAATGGAAATGCCGTTAACAGCTTCTGTTTCTGGTCGTGTCAGAAAATTGTTGGTTAGCAAAAGTATGCAAGTTGGTGCCGGTGATGCTTTACTGATTCTTGAACCCGAAGGTACACAAACGACAGAAGCAAAAAAAGGCTCTCGTCTAAATTTTCCTCAACAGAATAGTGTTGATGATTTTTCTGCCGTTCTTGATGATATGCGTCGTGTGATGCTTGGCTTTGATGTTGGCAGTGTTTCTGTGGATGACCTTATTGCACGTTTTATTAAAGCACCATCATCAAATGCTACTGGTGAGGTCCGAGCAATAGCTACACAAGAATTGCTTGATTTATATTTAGATTTAGCTGGGCCCTTCTCGCGAAGATTATTAAAAGAAGCAGGTTCACTACATTTGTCTTATGGTGCATGTTTGCATTTATATTTACGCGAATTCCAAGCTGAAGGCAGCGGTTTACCTGGAGACTTTATTGCTACACTGAGAACTGCCTTAACTCATTATGGTGTTAATACACTTAATGATTCTGATAAATTGCGCGATGCTTTAGCCTGGCTTTACCGTTCACATCAAAATGCCACACGTAAAAATAAATTAGCCATCGCATTATTACAAAGATGTTTAGAAGACAGCGAATGGCGTGCATCAGCTAGTAACAATAAATTTGCCGACATGTTGCAGCGACTTGTTCGTGTTACTCGTGACCAACATCCATTAGTATATGAAGCGGCAGAACAAGCTCGATATACTTTATTTACTGGACGTGCATTAGAAAAGCGCCAGCAACGAGCATTAGCAAATCTTGATAAAGTCTTAAAAGAGCTTTTTACTAACAAGACTAATGGCATACGTAATACTTCTATTATTGAAGCGGCTTCGACACCATATACATTGGTTGATCATTTAGCACCTATGTTGACTAAGCTTGCAGCTGAAGAGCGCCAGTTGGTACTTGAAATATTACTTAGACATTTTTATCGCACGCGTAAGATTGCTGACGTATTCACTTTGAATATTTCAGAGCGCCCTCAGGTTATGGTGTCATTTGACGATAATATTAAGCAATCTGCACTTATGGCATATACTGATATCGATGAACTTAAAAATGCGCTTTCTGCTATTGAGGCAGCTGTTAACCAAATGCCGCAAGATGCATGCTTAGATGTTAACTTAGTTGTTAGTGTTGATAAAACAATAAATATAGATAGTGGCAATATTATTAATACGTATTTAGCTGAACTGAAAATTGATAAGCGTCTTAATGCTATTTGTTTTATTCTTGCTAACGATACAACAGTGCAGCCATATACATATCAGTTAGTGAATAATAGCTGGTGCGAGAACGAAATTCTTCGGGGTATTTATCCTACAGTTGCTGAACGTATAGAACTTTGGCGTTTAAAAAATTTCAAACTTACTCGTATACCTACAGTATTACAAGACCTTTACCTGTTTCATGCAATAGCTCATGAGAATGAACGTGATGAGCGGTTGTTTGCAATAGCCGAGCTGCGCGAGATACATCCAGTTCGTGATCCAATAGGTAAATTAATTACCGCTCCTGAAGTTGAACATGTTATTCAAGCGGCATTTCAAGCTATTCGTGAGCAGCAAGCACGCCGCGATGCCAAAAGGCGGCTACATTGGAATCGCGTCACTATATTTATGAGGCAGTCACTATTGGCACGTCGCGAAGAATTGCTAAGAATGGCTGAACGATTACATGTATCCGCCGAGGGTCTTGGACTTGAAAAAGTTGTATTGCGTATGAGTTTACAAGAACATCCAGAGCACGTGCCGCATGACACTATAGTATCATTTACCAACCCTACTGGTCATAAAGTAGATATGAATCTTAGTGAACCACATCGACAGCCATTGAGGGTTCTAGACGATTATTCTTTGCGTGTAGTTAGGGCAAGGCAACGTCGTCTTACTTATGCTTATGAAATTGTTAAAATGCTTGCTCCTGATGAGGCAACTATCGATTTACCTGCAGGCAAGTTTGAAGAATTTGATTTAGGTGATAATGGTGATCAACACCATCTTATTTCAGTAGCGGGTAGACCATTCGGTCGTAATATCGCCAATGTTGTTGTAGGGCTCGTAAGAAACTACACTAGTAAATATAGTGAAGGGATGACTCGCGTTCTAATAGTTGGTGATGGTACCCGCGACATGGGTGCGTTAGGTGAGCCAGAATGTCGCCGCATTATAGCATCTCTCGATTTAGCAGAAAAAATGGGATTACCTTTAGAGTGGTTCCCAGTTTCTTCTGGTGCCAAAATAGCTATGGATAGTGGTACAGAAAATTTAGATTGGACTGCTGCAGTACTGCGTCGAATCATCGAGTTTACTCAAAATGGTGGTGAAATAAATATTATTGTTGATGGTATTAA from Deltaproteobacteria bacterium includes these protein-coding regions:
- a CDS encoding SDR family NAD(P)-dependent oxidoreductase → MNHDERGVKSAQNAIAVVGVSAILPDAPDAASFWQNIVTGRYSITEVPHNRWKPSDHYDPDPKVPDKTYCKLGAFIRDYKFDSLKYRIPPPVAALMDPAQQWMLDCARQALIDSGHPDNKVDPERIGVIVGNALGGEQYQETTMRMTWPYIEQAMLEAPEFASLSESARKNILAIAKQRFLSHWPPINADTMPGELGNVIAGRVTNVLDLRGPNFATDAACASSLAALDAAIGILIQGRADAMVLGGVDRTMSPATFVKFSKIGALSPDGSRPFDVGANGFVMGEGCVALVLRRLADAERDGARIYGVIRAIGASSDGKGKGITAPNPKGQVIAIRRAYEQAGISPATIGLIEAHGTSTKVGDAAEAECLGTFFEGMGLPTHSIALGSVKSQIGHLKSAAGTAGLLKAVFALHHKILPPTINVRQTDPDVHYDKLPIYINQEVQPWERPNSGVRRAAVSSFGFGGTNFHVLLEEHVPGMLKDLTKVQVSVPGNVKKGNDGFVCLGAVSPTALRERLQVTINDAERVATGPSITNTDICANERIAITFSSASELADKAKQALNTLDKDDPQSWRFMRNRGIYRGQGQKPKIAFLFPGQGSQYLGMLQELRDSEPEVRATFDEADATMAESLKGLLSNYIYAEKSEAADDALRDTAICQPAMLAADIGLYRLLARYGINPDLVMGHSLGEYAALVAAGMITFANAVRAVSARAREMSNVSIADNGRMASIFAPYEVVEQVLNEIDGYVVPANFNGSKQTVIGGATKAVEEAVAKFTNQNIRAVLLPVSHAFHTEIVAPASKPLRQVLSTLDLQPPKLPIISNVTAQPYPKEAAQHEERLDLLGRQVASPVQFTRGLKSAYQLGVRIFVEVGPRKVLATFVEDVLGDKGDVIALCTNQPKVGQRESFIQALAGLAAAGFGTSTSTSNDETMEVSNYATSITNNYSTQLAANQQPAIANASDAMHLELGRAFARFLEEGTRIYQQAGGTVAANISRAATSTAATGSIVVSGASLGLPGRTREVFSEDNFDRILRGESFIEPVPQDVRERMAKKRITRLVKGRDGSANLEAISDPSEVIKLAGQMGHLDLINEFGIDKDRVAAFDITTKLAVGAAITALRDAGIPLVRRYRQTSRGTYLPERWVLPDSLMDETGVVFASAWPAAEAMLSDSANYYTDKSLRDRISDLMNIREQVSGDAARLLDEQITALTEELEKHNFTFDRRYIFRSLAMGHSQVAELIGARGPNVQVNAACASAATAMNVATEWIRNGRCRRVIVVSADATSTGHVFDWIGAGMLATGAATAEADVTKAALPFDRRRNGMIIGMGASGLIVEAEDAVRERGMRGIVEILGIEQSNSAFHGTRLDVDHISAMMERLITSVEQRYGINRADIAKNGVFVSHETYTPARGGSAAAEIHSVRRAFKDHANEIIIANTKGMTGHAMGAGVEEAVTVKILETGNIPALPNLREPDPDLGQLKLSMGGQHKVRYAVRFAAGFGSQLVLSVFRKVRGPRQADKALYQQWVEALSGRPGAVLEVEQKTLRVRDDGPPKAIPATSRWSYGLGPSLNAEVEGVVGSSPTITPAAFVPTSVVMTPVQTAPVINSAASLSTPVSSVAAPTMAVAAPASTGDAIADKLLAAVAQKTGYPTSMLALDLDLEADLGIDTVKQAEVFSEIRTIFDLPRRDDLRLRDYPTLGHLVRLVNELRPDLVSASISSPTTLAITVPEQTATVADAASVGDAIADKLLIAVADKTGYPTSMLALDLDLEADLGIDTVKQAEIFSEIRTIFDLPRKDDLRLRDYPTLGHLVRLVGELRPDLASAPADSVSTAAPTLATPPASPPISVAAVSGASASDQVTTKLLDMVADTTGYPQEMLALDLDLEADLGIDTVKQAEIFSKLREGFELPKRDDLKLRDYPTLGHLVRLIGELRPELTAQTAVGSAPVARVSATPTTAPASAPQTNTTSTSGDELTVKMLSLVASITGYPQEMLDLDLDLEADLGIDTVKQAEIFSKLREEFALPRRDDLKLRDYPTLAKLLELVRTLKAESTTTTATVANNEAQTSAVVKTEKTNPHVRRVPVPVLRPDLTLCKLTSVKLESGKRVVIAPDENGVASNLQQALSKRGVEVLMVENKPVEEQTKAWLEAGAIDGIFDLSALDPEPDLYTATIEEVRSSLKIRVDRLSRLCRELLSSVGKDGGFIIAATRLGGLHGYGSLPALAPAGGAITGFIKAIGREQPQCLVKAVDFSADSEALQIVATLIYETERDPEPVEVGYAFGARHVISFNEVALPATSDIKPLNKDAAIFVTGAAGGITAAIAADIAGRCHGTFYLTDIVPVPAENNPDRDRLKSDREGLKRDIFERHKSTGQRVTPAQIESTLAALEREKALVDAMQAITNAGGRVHYYSADSRDWAAVNAIVQEIKKSHKGLDLIIHAAGLERSRFLAEKSADEFERVFEVKALGLANVLRATKDMPIGAMVCFSSVAGRFGNAAQTDYSSANDFLCKAMSGLAIARPEVRGLAIDWTAWGDVGMATRGSIPEMMRRAGIDVLPLAEGLPVVWNEVTAGTKGEVVIAKNLGLLVAPRDATGGIDQELINARIESNNLPMIGHVVSMHIYEGLRIETNLDPKSEPFLIDHQIDGVPVLPGVMGVEGFVEVAHLLLPEHRVESLENVRFQAPLKYHRHQSRPGIFRAMLHCESDDVVIADITLSSTQRLADGQDHEKQHFCGTVRMIRSTTPRTLKRNGKHSSGRRRGKIQSEDIYRIFFHGPSYQVIEGIDATERGARGHMRTQLPPALAKKGHATVFSPRVIELCLQTAGVYEMGTSGRMALPAAIDKMITHDIPGEAEELTAEIEPRKTDDGLSFDARVSDAKGRIYFELKGYRTSALPTPLPDTLVSPLRNAFNKERA
- a CDS encoding 4'-phosphopantetheinyl transferase superfamily protein — translated: MIFWHLEDSSRQLENSDEPPAYLLSEVECEFFRALRIPKRRRDWLLGRKTVKYLCIHYFSRQGKSFKPIQISVINAADGAPEVFNQDGERLPITVSLSHRDSIAVAALSAGLEVKLGIDLELCEKRPDGFASDFFTLSEVSLIEQANVAERDRLTTEVWSLKEAALKALRVGLRADTRSIEVEPRCEANTGWGLAKVKDRDGIINKAFVHDIGPYVVSVAWLDKSFVGAPIEEQELV
- a CDS encoding ATP-grasp domain-containing protein — protein: MSEQYTGKFSRIAIINRGEPAMRLIRAVRDWNASGKDKIQTIAFYTEPDRQALYVREADYTYNLGPAMFADENDCDENGRPRSKCRYLDYKSLKEALIETKAQAAWVGWGFVAEHAQFAQMCQDMGVIFIGPSAEAMRRLGDKIASKQLAEGAGVPVAPWSGGKVTSIKQARQVVEKIGYPLMVKASAGGGGRGIRHVKKPDELEYAVESSMNEALKAFGDSTIFIEACVTGARHIEIQVIADSFGEVWALGTRDCTAQRSRQKVIEEAPSTALSARSEAELRQAAVNLAKAAKYCNAGTVEFLYDPIKDVSYFMEMNTRLQVEHPVTEETTGIDLVIMQLAVAQGERIVGEPPATVGHAIEVRLCAEDPDRGFAPAPGRVLGFRPPLGSGVRTDSGVREGDNIPLEFDSMILKIIARGSTRTEAIARLRRALDETRVVIEGGTTNRAFLTRLLEHPEFISNNFDTQWIDNLMQQGGVQAGPQASVALIATAIRLHERQLSEQALNFFAAAARGRPNMPAQEHRAIELRYDGGTYEFRVAKLGPDTYRLAIDSNSIDVTYESDGQHEARLSFVTADGKSCHRIVSMNSGADYLVEVDSNSYRISGDPGGVVRAPAPGLVLAMHVAEGDHVDAGARLLSLEAMKMEMPLTASVSGRVRKLLVSKSMQVGAGDALLILEPEGTQTTEAKKGSRLNFPQQNSVDDFSAVLDDMRRVMLGFDVGSVSVDDLIARFIKAPSSNATGEVRAIATQELLDLYLDLAGPFSRRLLKEAGSLHLSYGACLHLYLREFQAEGSGLPGDFIATLRTALTHYGVNTLNDSDKLRDALAWLYRSHQNATRKNKLAIALLQRCLEDSEWRASASNNKFADMLQRLVRVTRDQHPLVYEAAEQARYTLFTGRALEKRQQRALANLDKVLKELFTNKTNGIRNTSIIEAASTPYTLVDHLAPMLTKLAAEERQLVLEILLRHFYRTRKIADVFTLNISERPQVMVSFDDNIKQSALMAYTDIDELKNALSAIEAAVNQMPQDACLDVNLVVSVDKTINIDSGNIINTYLAELKIDKRLNAICFILANDTTVQPYTYQLVNNSWCENEILRGIYPTVAERIELWRLKNFKLTRIPTVLQDLYLFHAIAHENERDERLFAIAELREIHPVRDPIGKLITAPEVEHVIQAAFQAIREQQARRDAKRRLHWNRVTIFMRQSLLARREELLRMAERLHVSAEGLGLEKVVLRMSLQEHPEHVPHDTIVSFTNPTGHKVDMNLSEPHRQPLRVLDDYSLRVVRARQRRLTYAYEIVKMLAPDEATIDLPAGKFEEFDLGDNGDQHHLISVAGRPFGRNIANVVVGLVRNYTSKYSEGMTRVLIVGDGTRDMGALGEPECRRIIASLDLAEKMGLPLEWFPVSSGAKIAMDSGTENLDWTAAVLRRIIEFTQNGGEINIIVDGINVGAQSYWNAEATMLMHTHGCLIMTPRGSMLLTGKRALDYSGGVSAEDNLGIGGFERIMGPNGQAQYHANDLRDACRILMRYYEHTYIAPGEKHPRKRITSDTPTRDVTIEKYLGPETFEKVGDVLTDSGNPGRHKPFDIRAIMRSVADQDALPLERWSAMRDGEMAVTWDTHLGGWPISLIGIESKSLPRLGWAPSDGPTTWSGGTLFPIASKKVARAINSASNNRPVVVLANLSGFDGSPESMRLLQLEYGAEIGRAVVNFRGPLVFCVIARYHGGAYVVFSKRLNPELSSLAIEGSYASVIGGPAAAAVVFPDSARTLALKDEEIIALDKKVKQSGDPKLKREYQELYTKILAEKTQVVAKEFDKVHSVQRALSVGSLDRILRADSIRPALIETIEQELTKSTATIKNAYLLMQ